In a genomic window of Urocitellus parryii isolate mUroPar1 chromosome 11, mUroPar1.hap1, whole genome shotgun sequence:
- the Exo5 gene encoding exonuclease V, with amino-acid sequence MAETGEEETASPEASGFSDLSDSEFLEFLDLDDESSASVSKPGPSELPEKDGKSVSLQNWKRGLDVSSPMERFHLKYLYVTDLSTQNWCELQMAFEKELPDFLTPEKAAVLDTGASIHLARELELHDLVTVPITTKEDNWAVKFLNILSMIPTLQSEGCIREFPVFGEVEGVFLVGVIDELHYTAKGELELAELKTRRRPMLPLEAQKKKDCFQVRLYKFIFDAMVQGKVTPEILIHHTKLCPDKPLGPSVLRHARQGGFSVKSLGDLMELVFLSLTLSDLPVIDILKIEYIHQETATALGTEIVAFEEKEMRDKVQHYMAYWMGHREPQGVDVEEAWKCRTCNYADICEWRKGSGVLSSTMEPQTKKAK; translated from the coding sequence ATGGCAGAGActggggaggaggagacagcATCTCCAGAAGCCTCAGGGTTCTCAGACTTGAGTGATTCAGAGTTCCTAGAGTTTCTGGATCTGGATGATGAGTCAAGTGCTTCAGTTAGCAAGCCTGGTCCTTCTGAACTCCCTGAAAAGGATGGCAAGTCTGTAAGCTTACAAAACTGGAAACGAGGATTGGATGTCTCTTCACCCATGGAAAGATTCCACTTAAAATATCTATATGTCACGGACCTATCTACTCAGAACTGGTGTGAATTACAAATGGCATTTGAAAAGGAGCTTCCTGATTTTTTGACACCTGAGAAAGCAGCTGTTTTGGACACTGGTGCCAGCATCCACCTAGCTAGAGAATTAGAACTTCATGATCTTGTGACTGTTCCCATCACCACTAAAGAAGATAATTGGGCAGTTAAGTTTCTGAATATACTATCAATGATTCCTACCCTGCAATCAGAAGGGTGCATCAGAGAGTTTCCAGTGTTTGGGGAGGTGGAGGGTGTGTTTCTTGTTGGAGTGATTGATGAGTTGCACTATACAGCCAAAGGGGAACTGGAACTGGCTGAACTCAAGACACGTAGGCGCCCCATGCTCCCTCTGGAagctcagaaaaagaaagactgtTTTCAAGTTAGGCTATACAAATTTATCTTTGATGCCATGGTGCAAGGGAAAGTAACCCCTGAGATCCTAATCCACCACACAAAATTGTGTCCAGACAAGCCACTGGGGCCTTCAGTGCTGCGGCATGCCCGGCAGGGAGGTTTTTCTGTGAAGTCTTTGGGTGACCTCATGGAACTAGTCTTCTTGTCTCTCACGCTATCTGACCTCCCAGTTATTGATATTCTAAAGATTGAATATATCCATCAAGAGACTGCCACTGCATTAGGTACAGAGATTGTAGCCTTTGAAGAGAAGGAGATGAGAGATAAGGTACAGCATTATATGGCTTACTGGATGGGCCACCGAGAGCCTCAAGGGGTTGATGTGGAAGAGGCTTGGAAGTGCCGTACATGCAACTATGCAGACATTTGTGAGTGGAGGAAGGGCAGTGGAGTGCTCAGCTCCACAATGGAACCTCAAACCAAAAAAGCCAAATGA
- the Znf684 gene encoding LOW QUALITY PROTEIN: zinc finger protein 684 (The sequence of the model RefSeq protein was modified relative to this genomic sequence to represent the inferred CDS: inserted 3 bases in 2 codons; substituted 1 base at 1 genomic stop codon): MILLQVPNNVHTSLKKNVLLQESVTFQDVAVDFISEEWQXADCDQRSLYWDVMLENYKNLISVGKDRGWXLTKTKVILMVNRGQKLWFVEGKNLHWSRPEADCPFDEPEKYQDSKDNFLKSVLFTFSKILTMERLYHYVMNTNLNLKRIKSYKSKMYEKSLQPDLDLFNYNRRYTRENSYEFSKCRKIFKKKFHFIRHEKNPTRKXPFKYNTCGKAYSSKAHLATHEKIHNGERPFVCSDCGNALVREAQLMVHRRLHTGEKPYECSQCGKMFMWSSSFNQHVKSNTFKYSFECKECGKIFRYSSSLHKHSRFHTGEKLYQCIMCGKAFGNTSVLVTHQRIHTGEKPYGCVECGKAFFKKSHLLRHQITHTGEKPYECNKCGKAFSQKSNLLVHQKIHT; this comes from the exons ATGATTCTCTTGCAAGTCCCTAATAATGTACACACTAGTTTGAAGAAGAATGTGCTATTACAGGAATCAGTGACATTCCAGGATGTGGCTGTGGACTTCATTTCAGAGGAGTGGCA TGCTGATTGTGATCAGAGATCCCTGTATTGGGATGTGATGTTGGAGAACTATAAAAACCTCATCTCAGTGGGTAAGGACAGAGGGTGGTAACT TACCAAAACAAAAGTGATCCTCATGGTGAATCGAGGACAAAAGCTATGGTTTGTAGAAGGAAAGAACCTACATTGGAGCCGTCCAG AAGCTGACTGCCCATTTGATGAACCAGAGAAGTATCAGGACAGCAAGGACAATTTTTTGAAGTCAGTTTTGTTCACGTTCAGTAAAATTCTGACTATGGAGAGACTCTACCATTATGTTATGAATACAAATCTTaatcttaaaagaataaaatcatataaaagtaaaatgtatgaGAAGAGCTTACAACCTGATTTAGACTTATTTAATTACAATAGAAGATATACTAGAGAAAACTCTTATGAATTCAGTAAATGtagaaaaatcttcaaaaagaAGTTTCATTTCATTAGGCATGAAAAAAATCCTACAAGAA ACCCCTTTAAGTACAACACCTGTGGGAAAGCCTATAGCAGTAAGGCACACCTTGCAACGCATGAGAAAATTCATAATGGAGAGAGACCCTTTGTGTGCAGTGACTGTGGGAATGCTTTAGTACGTGAAGCCCAACTCATGGTCCACCGGAGACTTCACACCGGAGAGAAACCTTATGAGTGCAGTCAGTGTGGGAAAATGTTTATGTGGAGCTCCTCCTTCAATCAACATGTGAAATCGAATACGTTTAAGTACTCTtttgaatgtaaggaatgtgggaaaatCTTCAGGTATAGCTCATCCCTTCATAAACATTCTAGGTTTCATACAGGAGAGAAACTGTACCAATGTATCatgtgtggcaaagcttttggcaACACATCTGTGCTTGTTACACATCAAAGaattcatacaggagagaaacCTTATGGATGTGTTGAATGTGGCAAAGCCTTCTTCAAGAAATCTCATCTCCTTAGACACCAGATaactcacacaggagagaagccctatgaatgtaacaAATGTGGGAAAGCATTTTCCCAGAAATCAAATCTTCTTGTACATCAGAAAATCCATACATAA